The Raphanus sativus cultivar WK10039 chromosome 2, ASM80110v3, whole genome shotgun sequence genome includes a region encoding these proteins:
- the LOC108826657 gene encoding 40S ribosomal protein S10-3, with the protein MIMSEENRREICKYLFKEGVLFAKKDFNLAKHPLIESVPNLQVIKLMQSFKSKEYVRETFAWMHYYWFLTNEGIEFLRTYLNLPSDVVPATLKKSAKPIGRPFGGGPPGDRPRGPRFEGGDRPRYGGDRDGYRGAPRGGGEGEKGGAPADYQPSFQGSGGRPGFGRGAGGYSSAAPSGSGLP; encoded by the exons ATG ATTATGTCAGAGGAAAACCGCAGAGAAATCTGCAAGTACCTTTTCAAAG AAGGAGTGCTGTTCGCGAAGAAAGACTTCAACCTCGCGAAGCACCCGTTGATCGAGTCAGTGCCAAACCTGCAAGTGATCAAGCTGATGCAGTCTTTCAAGTCCAAGGAGTATGTAAGGGAGACATTCGCGTGGATGCATTACTACTGGTTTCTCACCAACGAAGGGATTGAGTTCTTGAGGACTTAC CTTAACCTCCCGTCTGATGTGGTTCCTGCTACGTTGAAGAAGTCGGCTAAGCCTATTGGTCGTCCTTTTGGTGGTGGCCCACCTGGTGATCGCCCTAG AGGACCTAGGTTTGAAGGAGGAGATCGTCCCAGGTATGGTGGGGACCGTGATGGGTACCGTGGAGCTCCTCGTGGTGGTGGTGAAGGAGAAAAGGGTGGTGCTCCAGCTGATTACCAGCCATCTTTCCAA GGAAGTGGTGGTAGGCCTGGTTTTGGCCGAGGTGCTGGAGGTTACAGCTCGGCTGCACCATCTGGTTCAGGTCTCCCTTGA
- the LOC108840378 gene encoding non-specific lipid-transfer protein 4, which produces MAFALRFFTCLVLTVCIVASVDAAISCGTVASSLVPCAGYLSKGGVVPPPCCAGVKKLNGMAQTTPDRQQACKCLKAAARSINPSLASSLPGKCGVSIPYPISMSTNCDTVK; this is translated from the exons ATGGCTTTCGCTTTGAGGTTCTTCACATGCCTTGTTTTGACGGTGTGCATAGTTGCATCAGTAGATGCAGCAATCTCATGTGGCACAGTGGCAAGTAGCTTGGTTCCATGTGCCGGCTACCTATCCAAAGGTGGGGTGGTGCCGCCTCCATGCTGTGCGGGAGTCAAAAAGCTGAATGGTATGGCTCAAACCACACCGGACCGCCAACAAGCATGCAAATGTCTAAAGGCCGCTGCAAGGAGCATCAACCCAAGTCTAGCCTCTAGCCTTCCTGGAAAGTGCGGTGTTAGCATTCCCTATCCCATCTCCATGAGCACTAACTGCGACAC CGTCAAGTGA